The Chloroflexota bacterium sequence TGGGCCGACCTGAGCTGCGCCTGAAAATCCACGAGCGCGCGCTCGATCTCGATGTGGATGATCTCCATCGGCCCTGTCAGGAGGAGGTCTGCTGCCCGGGCGTCGCCTGCGGCAACCGGCACCTCCAGGCGTGGACGCCAGCTGCGATGCGCCACCCCGACGATCGCCTGAGCCAGCGTCAGTTGCCCGGAGTCCCGCAGGCGGACGGTCGCAACTGGATAAAGCCGCCAGGCGAGTTCGTGTCCGCACGCGGCCGCCAGCCGGCATCGCGCTTCGAGTGAGACATTGCCCGTCCCGAGCTCGGCCCAGCTGGCCAGCTGCTGGCTCACGCCGGCGCGTTTGGCAAGGCTGGTCTGAGTCAGGCCGGCGGTCATCCGGGCCATGCGGAGCTCACGACCGAACGATGCGGCGAGGTAGCTTGCGCGGGTGCGACCGGTCGATGCAGGCCGTGGCCGGAAGGAGTTCACGCGGCCATCCTCCGCCCCGGGCCTTAGCGCCGATGTATCAGTGGCTTACCAAGCCCACTGGTAGAACG is a genomic window containing:
- a CDS encoding helix-turn-helix transcriptional regulator, with product MNSFRPRPASTGRTRASYLAASFGRELRMARMTAGLTQTSLAKRAGVSQQLASWAELGTGNVSLEARCRLAAACGHELAWRLYPVATVRLRDSGQLTLAQAIVGVAHRSWRPRLEVPVAAGDARAADLLLTGPMEIIHIEIERALVDFQAQLRSAQVKRELLAAQEQRPIRLVIAVPYAPASRERLAPFSQLISQTMPAESRAIWRAIRGGEPLKNDGILFVRTPRRRQPQS